tatatatatatatatattgattgattagTGCATCTCTCTATTATTTTTCTAGCCAATATGGGATTccaaaataataagaaaacctCTGAACTTCTCATATCATGGGTTGGATTTAACAAAAGTGTTTAAGATTAAAACACTACCACCTTATGGCCTCTCAGTTGTCCTTCTCTTAGTTTTTTCTCCTTTGTGTTGTATTTTATACATCTTTTAGTTTTTTGCCGTATGTATGACGAACAAAAATCATAAGATTAATGGAACAATATTAATCATTCAATTCATGCAAACTTTTTCTTCAGATTGTGGCTATTAGGTGTATAAAAAACTATCTAATATACTAAAAAACGGAAAGTAACATTCAGATTATTTTATATCACATGGATTTTTGTCAATACTAAGGGTTACACATGAAAAAGATTTGATGGATAAGAATTTGTATAAAATGTaagatttttgtaaaaattattagtGCGAAAAATGTGTTggtaattataatttatttgagCCCGAATTTGTCCtgggctattttttttttttttttaaagaacagtGTCTTTcattatatatgaattttaatatattgagTCTTACCATTAACCAACTCCTGTTTTCTAATATTACGCTTTGAATATCTAAAACTAGGCATGACTGGATGGATGGTGAAGCAGTAAATTGTGGTGTGAAAGATATTGAAATAGGAATGGACACTCTTGGTGTGATTGCTACTGTGATTGTTGTCATTGCTACTGCGGTGGCAACACAAATTGGCGAGTCCATTCGACAGTGGCTCATCGAGAACGTGGTTGATCCATTTGGTCAATTTCTCATTGAAAAACTAGTTAAACCTGTTGGACAATGGCTGGGTTATTCGTTTCACTACAGCAGCAACATTGATAATATGAAGAAACAGGCAGAGAAGCTGGGGGAGCTTAGAGAAAGGGTGAAACATTGAGTTGATGCTGGTATAGGAAACTGCAGTGAAAATAAAGCTGATGTTAACAGGTGGTTAGAAAATGTGGATGTGATTATGGGGAAGGTTAGGAAAGTTCTTGAAGAGGAAGCAAAAGCAAAGATTAAGTGTTCCTATGGGATATGCTTGAACTTGAAGCTACGACATGAGCTAAGTAAGAAAGCAAAGAAGATAGCGAAAGATATTGATGAAGTCTTGGAAAATGGTGGATTTGATAAGGTTTCCAATATGGATTACATGAGCTTTAACTCAAGAATGTCAACTCTGAATGGACTTATGGTGGCACTGGGAGATGTTAATATCAACATGATTGGGGTGTGGGGGATGCCCGGTGCAGGAAAGACTACACTTGTGAGAGAAGTTGTTTGgcaagccaaaaaagaaaagttatttgACGAGGTCGCTATGGCAACTGTGATGCAGAGCCCAGATCTAAGACAAATTCAAGGAGAAATAGCGGACATGCTAGATCTTAAGTTTGATGACGTGGAGACTGTACCTGGAAGAGCAATTCGTCTACGAGAGAGGCTAAAAGGAAACAAGAAAGTACTTGTTATCCTAGATGATATATGGAATAAACTTGATTTGGAGGCGATAGGAATTCCTTGTAATGGATGTAAAATATTGTTGACATCCAGAGATAGAGATATATTATCTTGTGTGATGAACacgcaaaaaaaatttgagcttgaTGTTTTATCCCCTGATGAAGCATGGAGTTTATTTGAGAAGATGGCGGGTGATTCTCTCAAAGATCCTAATTTGAGATCCATCGCAACGCAGGTGGCTCAAGTGTGTGCAGGTTTGCCTCTCGCAATTGTAACAGTTGCAACggcattaaaaaataagagttTGTTTGAATGGGAAGATGCTCTACAACAACTAAGGAGACCCTCCCCTGTACACCTCACAGGAATGCAAGCAGCTATATATTCAAAAATAGAGTTGAGTTACAAACATCTTGGAAGTCCAGTGGTTAAGTCCTTCTTTTTGCTAAGTGGTCAAATGAGTTCTACCATTTTTTACAAGGACTTGGTAAAATACTGTTTTGGCCTGTGTTTATTTCCTGGCATCCTTACATTGGAAGAAGCTAGAAATAAAGTATATACTCTGGTTCGGAACCTCAAAGACTCTTGTTTGTTGCTAGAAGACCCTCATACGAGAGAGTATGTCCGTATGCATGATCTTGTTCGTGATGTCGCCATATTAATTGCCAAGGCTGAAAATATGTTCTCGATGAGAAATGATGATCCAGTAAAATGGCCAGATGAAGATGCACTAAAAATGTGCACATCAATCTCAGTTCTTGCTAGGGATATCCATGAACTTCCTGACGGGTTGGTATGTCCGAAGTTAAAATTCTTGTTAGTGCATGGCAGAGAtcaagattttaaaatttcagaAACTTTTTTCAAAGGAATGAGGGAGCTCAAAGTTTTAGATTTAACTAAAATGAGACTTTCATCACTTCATTAATTAATCTCCTCACAAACTTACAAACATTGTGTCTGGATCAATGTGTTCTGAAAGATATTGCTGTGATTGGAGAGTTGAAAAATCTAGAAATTCTTAGCCTTATTCATTCCGAATTTACAGAGTTGCCACAAGAAATAGGTCTCTTGACTCATTTACGGTTGTTGGATTTGAGCTATTGTACCAAACTTGAAGTGATTCCACCCAACGTCCTATcaaacttgaaacaattagaAGAATTATATGTCCGTGATAGCTTCGCTCAATGGGAGCTTGAAGGAGTGAACAATGAAAGAGCTAGTCTGGCAGAGTTAAAGCATTTATCTTTGTTGACCACTTTAGAAGTAAATATTCCAAATGCGAACATGTTgccaaaaaatttgttgtttaagAAGTTGAAAAGATACCaaatatttataggagatgtGTGGGATCAGTTTGGTAAATCTGAAAGCTCAAGAGCACTAAAACTCAAGTTGAATTCGAGCTTTGAATTAGAGCAGGGGATCAAGATGTTGTTGAGTGGAATAGAAGAGTTGTGTTTGGATGAGTTAAAAGGTGTAAAGAGTATCATATCCGAATTAGATAGCAAAGGCTTCCAACAACTGAAGCATCTACATGTCCAAAATAATTCTGAGATGAAGTACATCATCCTTTCAAAGGGATTGGGTATTGCTGATGTTGTCTTTCCTGTCTTGGAgatattttctctcaaaaacatGATCAACTTGGAAGAAATATGTCATGGACAAATTCCCTTGACATCCTTTCGCAACTTGAGCATTGTGAAAGTGGAACATTGTGAGAAACTAAAGTTTGTCTTCTCATCATCCATAGCTAAAAGCCTTTCACAACTTCAAACGTTAGAGATAAGAGAATGCAGCATCATGGGTGCAATAGTCGAAAAAGAAGAGGGCAGAATAGAAGACACAGATATGAAGTTGTTCCCTCAATTGCGTCGCTTACTACTACATTGTCTTCCAAAGCTCGTGAGCTTCTTAAGTACACAAAATTCTGGCATAATTGATGCTGGAGAAGTCATTCCTGAAAGCGAGCTAAATTTTAGCCTGCCAATTCTACACAAACAGGTACATTAAAGTTTATGAATTAAAAGGTTGCTAGTCCAATTTGTCTGTAGTAAataaccaaattaaaatcaatttggGATATGTATACCgaagtaattaatatttattattttagagtaatgctCCCTTTTCACACAAAAGTGgctaaattcaaaataattaagcTGCACTATTTATGTGAGGGAAAAATTAACCCTAGACCATTAAATAATCTTTTCTTATACTAGCATAAGcagatttcttttttcataaccTAACTATTCTTTGCACAGTTGCACCTTCCAAACGTGGCAATTCTGATAGTCtctattatcaattgttttttgagaatgtaTTATCAATTGTTAATTGAAGTAAATGGGAAGTAACATATTAGTGGGCACTTGTGACACACATATCCTTTCTCATGCGTAAATAATTCATGGACACATGAGAGAGACATGTGCCTCAAGTGAGGTTATAGGCTTATAGCTAAAGAATATTAGTTGCGTAAGAAAGGCTATGTATGTCACACAATTAATAACTTGTGTCCTACTTTATgaagctgattttttttttaatataatttttgtgaagctaaatttaaatgttgcaTCTTTATTAGGGCTTGAAAGTTATTAATTGATGAAAACATGGTCAcacttcccctttttttttttttttttttttttttttgagaatgatggTCACACTTAGTTGATCACCCTAATTATGCaatcaaaaattatattaagacTTAAATGACTATTGAGTTTCAATGTTAATTGTTTGCAAATTTGGGAATACAAATCTTCAAGAGCCCTATAGCTTAATTTCATAATCTCTTGTATTTTCAAGAAAGACGCTTAGGGTTCACATTCCTCCTTTGCCAATTGCAAatatatcaaaagaaaaagactttAATACCCCTCCCTCGTTTGGAACATAAAgtcatggtttaaaaaaaaaaatctgtattGAGTATGGTCCCACATATTAGTTTTGTGTATAGATCTcagttttaataaaatcttCTTGGAATAAAAGCTtataacacaaataatattattaaaaaaattaaaataataaaagtatctataataatctatatatatataaaaccgaagccttcgAAGTTcctacaattttccacgtcattactattttctttttctttttctttttatt
This genomic stretch from Quercus lobata isolate SW786 chromosome 3, ValleyOak3.0 Primary Assembly, whole genome shotgun sequence harbors:
- the LOC115979773 gene encoding disease resistance protein At4g27190-like, with product MGKVRKVLEEEAKAKIKCSYGICLNLKLRHELSKKAKKIAKDIDEVLENGGFDKVSNMDYMSFNSRMSTLNGLMVALGDVNINMIGVWGMPGAGKTTLVREVVWQAKKEKLFDEVAMATVMQSPDLRQIQGEIADMLDLKFDDVETVPGRAIRLRERLKGNKKVLVILDDIWNKLDLEAIGIPCNGCKILLTSRDRDILSCVMNTQKKFELDVLSPDEAWSLFEKMAGDSLKDPNLRSIATQVAQVCAGLPLAIVTVATALKNKSLFEWEDALQQLRRPSPVHLTGMQAAIYSKIELSYKHLGSPVVKSFFLLSGQMSSTIFYKDLVKYCFGLCLFPGILTLEEARNKVYTLVRNLKDSCLLLEDPHTREYVRMHDLVRDVAILIAKAENMFSMRNDDPVKWPDEDALKMCTSISVLARDIHELPDGLVYIAVIGELKNLEILSLIHSEFTELPQEIGLLTHLRLLDLSYCTKLEVIPPNVLSNLKQLEELYVRDSFAQWELEGVNNERASLAELKHLSLLTTLEVNIPNANMLPKNLLFKKLKRYQIFIGDVWDQFGKSESSRALKLKLNSSFELEQGIKMLLSGIEELCLDELKGVKSIISELDSKGFQQLKHLHVQNNSEMKYIILSKGLGIADVVFPVLEIFSLKNMINLEEICHGQIPLTSFRNLSIVKVEHCEKLKFVFSSSIAKSLSQLQTLEIRECSIMGAIVEKEEGRIEDTDMKLFPQLRRLLLHCLPKLVSFLSTQNSGIIDAGEVIPESELNFSLPILHKQVVFPNLETLELSSIHSEEILLHNQHRANSSFKLTDPRFQNLYKLNVKGSGNLKYLLSSATATFMVQLKYLDIEDCKVMEEVLLTEDLGEQIIPKVLFPRLEHLNLKDLPVLKRFCIGTNLRFPSLKDLWIEQCPKLESFIFKSVSSGMTLSKEIKEVNSEEISQTAIQPLFNEEVAFPSLETMRILHLENLKIIWHDQLAEDSFFKLQSLFVEYCENLVNIFESNILTRFQSLERLYVEYCGSLQEVFELQRHNVRESHAVTAIPLKSLILRRLPKMKQVWNKDPQGIFSFQNLQEISVWECESLQSLFPASVARFLMQLEDLRIEDCGVKEIVSREEIAKAAARFVFPKVTLLVLRKLPKLKWFCRGLHTSEWPLLKKLEVRACDQVEIFTSKILNFQETIEQSQLETSIQQPLFLVEEGTLFPNLEVLTLSGDFMMKEIQRDQLLEESFYKLKVLSIAGYLAVSDWMNFLKRLHSLEELFVRLTSWEEIFPYEELFDQENNATILTKLRELELYELPTLTHLWKEDTQPSPILYNLENLIVSFCDKLKILVPSSISFQNLTNLELLKCHGLLNLVTSSTAKSLVQLKKMIVSECERITEVVVGEGGEASEVITFTQLIYLKLDSLPNLASFCSESYSFNFPSLEEVIVRQCPEMKTFSYGALGTPKLKKVQATQEDEWHWKVDLNTTIHWLT